The Diprion similis isolate iyDipSimi1 chromosome 11, iyDipSimi1.1, whole genome shotgun sequence genome includes a region encoding these proteins:
- the LOC124412502 gene encoding GRB2-associated-binding protein 2 isoform X1: protein MDTLKTSQEIVHEGWLIKSPPSKLWRARWRKRWFALRHSGELPGQYFLEYYTDRRCRKLKGRIDLDQCEQVDAGLRFENRKQKYQFMFDVKTPKRTYYLVAESEADMNKWVDAVCQVCGLKAYTQDDDQQCQMFPFEPQESPPISPTSTISGPYIPISECISGRSLNDTSSLSSALGQNTEQYYDAPRKLAPSPPRSPTTTDAESVFTDDEWTSPVPSVNWETFPSSPGEARPSNVSGDAEIGSWSVMKRFGKLQIVDSVTPPTVEKIPAPPRPPKPPHMVPENFGHNYLNLDGAAESSKPTTPATPAPSTPATAIITDETYDFPRSHQPGSNVDTNTNTAGRPGRHCYSNAAPTNTDGHVFRYDFHEEEPSSPRSESSTTATYSNLPSPLTRDSSSAVPSLMPPPPPVVYRDLKPGRRTSDSTSIISNEPSPGPVLSVPESSSTEHSPAEPPSINRKLKPSLAKSPIDGPLQLASPPGKGRIRAAPSPTPPTHSQSIRHQSTSDEDNNACDDKEEIYYFQDQNTFIPASHRSFEVLQYLDLDLQGSFVSSPLPPAQSPPSTTVYKTVDFLKTEAFNRTRQLVEEERAQCTAELT from the exons ATGGATACGCTTAAAACAAGTCAAGAAATCGTCCACGAAGGCTGGCTTATAAAATCGCCACCCTCAAAATTGTGGAGAGCG AGATGGCGCAAGCGTTGGTTCGCGCTTCGTCACAGCGGAGAATTGCCTGGACAATATTTCTTGGAATATTACACAGACAGACGTTGCAGAAAGCTGAAGGGTCGCATAGATTTGGATCAATGCGAACAG GTGGATGCTGGTTTgagatttgaaaatcgaaagcAGAAATATCAATTCATGTTCGACGTGAAGACTCCGAAAAGAACTTATTACTTGGTGGCAGAGAGCGAAGCTGATATGAACAAGTGGGTCGATGCAGTTTGCCAGGTTTGCGGTTTGAAAGCTTACACACAGGATGACGATCAGCAGTGTCAAA TGTTTCCATTCGAGCCTCAAGAGTCGCCTCCGATCTCACCAACCAGTACTATATCTGGACCCTACATTCCAATCAGTGAATGCATTTCTGGCCGCTCCTTGAACGACACAAGCTCTCTTAGTTCTGCTCTGGGACAGAATACAGAACAATATTATGATGCCCCAAGAAAGTTGGCTCCTTCTCCACCCAGATCTCCGACTACAACAGACGCAGAAAGTGTATTTACTGACGATGAATGGACTTCCCCAGTTCCCAGTGTCAATTGGGAGACGTTCCCGTCTTCTC cagGTGAAGCTAGACCCAGTAACGTATCAGGAGATGCAGAGATTGGATCTTGGAGCGTAATGAAAAGATTTGGAAAGCTTCAGATCGTAGATTCAGTGACACCTCCGACTGTAGAAAAGATACCAGCACCTCCACGACCTCCAAAACCTCCTCATATGGTGCCAGAGAATTTTGGTCACAATTATTTGAATCTTGATGGTGCGGCGGAAAGTTCCAAGCCCACAACTCCTGCCACTCCTGCTCCATCTACTCCAGCTACCGCAATTATAACCGATGAAACTTACGACTTTCCCCGGTCCCATCAGCCAGGATCGAATGTGgatacaaacacaaacaccgcgGGTCGACCAGGCAGGCATTGCTACTCCAATGCTGCGCCTACGAACACGGATGGGCACGTTTTTCGATACGATTTTCATGAAGAGGAACCATCCAGCCCCCGTTCTGAATCATCGACAACGGCAACGTACTCAAACTTGCCTAGCCCTCTAACTAGGGACTCTTCAAGCGCTGTACCATCCCTAATGCCTCCACCGCCTCCAGTTGTTTACAGAGATTTGAAACCAGGCAGAAGAACTAGTGATTCGACGTCAATCATTAGCAATGAACCATCACCTGGCCCTGTTTTATCTGTACCGGAATCAAGTTCAACTGAGCACTCGCCAGCTGAGCCACCGAGTATTAACAGAAAACTCAAGCCATCTCTCGCTAAATCACCTATCGATG GACCATTACAATTAGCATCGCCACCAGGCAAAGGCAGAATACGTGCAGCACCCAGTCCGACACCGCCAACTCACTCTCAATCTATTCGACATCAGTCGACGTCTGACGAAGATAACAATGCGTGCGATGACAAAGAAGAG ATATATTACTTTCAAGATCAGAATACATTTATACCTGCCTCGCACCGTTCTTTCGAAGTTCTGCAATACTTGGACTTGGATCTGCAAGGAAGTTTCGTATCGTCCCCTTTGCCACCTGCCCAGTCACCACCGAGTACGACAGTCTATAAGACTGtagattttctgaaaactgaGGCCTTCAATCGCACCAGACAATtagtagaagaagaaagagcGCAATGTACAGCTGAACTTACGTAA
- the LOC124412502 gene encoding GRB2-associated-binding protein 2 isoform X2, with translation MDTLKTSQEIVHEGWLIKSPPSKLWRARWRKRWFALRHSGELPGQYFLEYYTDRRCRKLKGRIDLDQCEQVDAGLRFENRKQKYQFMFDVKTPKRTYYLVAESEADMNKWVDAVCQVCGLKAYTQDDDQQCQMFPFEPQESPPISPTSTISGPYIPISECISGRSLNDTSSLSSALGQNTEQYYDAPRKLAPSPPRSPTTTDAESVFTDDEWTSPVPSVNWETFPSSREARPSNVSGDAEIGSWSVMKRFGKLQIVDSVTPPTVEKIPAPPRPPKPPHMVPENFGHNYLNLDGAAESSKPTTPATPAPSTPATAIITDETYDFPRSHQPGSNVDTNTNTAGRPGRHCYSNAAPTNTDGHVFRYDFHEEEPSSPRSESSTTATYSNLPSPLTRDSSSAVPSLMPPPPPVVYRDLKPGRRTSDSTSIISNEPSPGPVLSVPESSSTEHSPAEPPSINRKLKPSLAKSPIDGPLQLASPPGKGRIRAAPSPTPPTHSQSIRHQSTSDEDNNACDDKEEIYYFQDQNTFIPASHRSFEVLQYLDLDLQGSFVSSPLPPAQSPPSTTVYKTVDFLKTEAFNRTRQLVEEERAQCTAELT, from the exons ATGGATACGCTTAAAACAAGTCAAGAAATCGTCCACGAAGGCTGGCTTATAAAATCGCCACCCTCAAAATTGTGGAGAGCG AGATGGCGCAAGCGTTGGTTCGCGCTTCGTCACAGCGGAGAATTGCCTGGACAATATTTCTTGGAATATTACACAGACAGACGTTGCAGAAAGCTGAAGGGTCGCATAGATTTGGATCAATGCGAACAG GTGGATGCTGGTTTgagatttgaaaatcgaaagcAGAAATATCAATTCATGTTCGACGTGAAGACTCCGAAAAGAACTTATTACTTGGTGGCAGAGAGCGAAGCTGATATGAACAAGTGGGTCGATGCAGTTTGCCAGGTTTGCGGTTTGAAAGCTTACACACAGGATGACGATCAGCAGTGTCAAA TGTTTCCATTCGAGCCTCAAGAGTCGCCTCCGATCTCACCAACCAGTACTATATCTGGACCCTACATTCCAATCAGTGAATGCATTTCTGGCCGCTCCTTGAACGACACAAGCTCTCTTAGTTCTGCTCTGGGACAGAATACAGAACAATATTATGATGCCCCAAGAAAGTTGGCTCCTTCTCCACCCAGATCTCCGACTACAACAGACGCAGAAAGTGTATTTACTGACGATGAATGGACTTCCCCAGTTCCCAGTGTCAATTGGGAGACGTTCCCGTCTTCTC GTGAAGCTAGACCCAGTAACGTATCAGGAGATGCAGAGATTGGATCTTGGAGCGTAATGAAAAGATTTGGAAAGCTTCAGATCGTAGATTCAGTGACACCTCCGACTGTAGAAAAGATACCAGCACCTCCACGACCTCCAAAACCTCCTCATATGGTGCCAGAGAATTTTGGTCACAATTATTTGAATCTTGATGGTGCGGCGGAAAGTTCCAAGCCCACAACTCCTGCCACTCCTGCTCCATCTACTCCAGCTACCGCAATTATAACCGATGAAACTTACGACTTTCCCCGGTCCCATCAGCCAGGATCGAATGTGgatacaaacacaaacaccgcgGGTCGACCAGGCAGGCATTGCTACTCCAATGCTGCGCCTACGAACACGGATGGGCACGTTTTTCGATACGATTTTCATGAAGAGGAACCATCCAGCCCCCGTTCTGAATCATCGACAACGGCAACGTACTCAAACTTGCCTAGCCCTCTAACTAGGGACTCTTCAAGCGCTGTACCATCCCTAATGCCTCCACCGCCTCCAGTTGTTTACAGAGATTTGAAACCAGGCAGAAGAACTAGTGATTCGACGTCAATCATTAGCAATGAACCATCACCTGGCCCTGTTTTATCTGTACCGGAATCAAGTTCAACTGAGCACTCGCCAGCTGAGCCACCGAGTATTAACAGAAAACTCAAGCCATCTCTCGCTAAATCACCTATCGATG GACCATTACAATTAGCATCGCCACCAGGCAAAGGCAGAATACGTGCAGCACCCAGTCCGACACCGCCAACTCACTCTCAATCTATTCGACATCAGTCGACGTCTGACGAAGATAACAATGCGTGCGATGACAAAGAAGAG ATATATTACTTTCAAGATCAGAATACATTTATACCTGCCTCGCACCGTTCTTTCGAAGTTCTGCAATACTTGGACTTGGATCTGCAAGGAAGTTTCGTATCGTCCCCTTTGCCACCTGCCCAGTCACCACCGAGTACGACAGTCTATAAGACTGtagattttctgaaaactgaGGCCTTCAATCGCACCAGACAATtagtagaagaagaaagagcGCAATGTACAGCTGAACTTACGTAA